One Diospyros lotus cultivar Yz01 chromosome 1, ASM1463336v1, whole genome shotgun sequence genomic window carries:
- the LOC127795984 gene encoding root phototropism protein 3-like isoform X2 — protein MDSVSTKLQAKFQAPGYEKAAMDSRTLQRKNPTSGSLCGRNQNRCVVYLANPCMVAESVDRRGQSWFFRTDVESDMIVQVGESIFHLHKIPMVSRSACLNRLVFERKRSHLSPNIQIDSLPGGTKIFELVAKFCYGWKVDLTAKNIAPLYCAAHFLEMSDDLEEGNLVSQTESFLNFLILSSWKDTFRIFKSCESISLWARELHILKRCSEAVAWRACSNHKNEAECLSALPDRANNRSSENAVDGWWFEDVVFLRIDHFIEVIGSLRKKGMKPKLVGSCIAHWTAKWLSKIKFGVETANTEEMTLQLQKVNVESLIRILPVEEGSVSIKVLLHLLKIGLVMKIGPELLNNLEERIVSLLENICAKDLLVKNYKPGAAAYDVAIVAKVLESYLLFVSSEPSSRISVIGRLLDEYLTLVARDENLPPQSFQLLVEALPRNARYCDDNLYRAIDMYLKAHPGVTEEERCSMCRGMEYQKLSQEARKHAMKNDRLPVNIITRFILLEQVDMTRSITAAGSKYQRTKSQAIIRIGKGAGKGGMMGGQKEIKTMKQDVERIKVQISDLQQHRVDLQRQVRRQKFGFVRSSLMC, from the exons ATGGACAGTGTTTCAACAAAATTGCAGGCTAAGTTTCAGGCACCTGGTTATGAGAAGGCTGCCATGGATTCGAGAACTCTTCAGAGGAAGAACCCAACTTCTGGTTCGCTATGTGGGAGGAATCAAAACCGATGTGTCGTTTATCTGGCTAATCCGTGTATGGTGGCAGAATCGGTAGATAGAAGAGGCCAAAGTTG GTTTTTCCGAACAGATGTTGAGAGCGATATGATTGTTCAAGTAGGAGAAAGCATCTTTCACTTGCATAAG ATTCCCATGGTATCGAGAAGTGCATGCTTAAATAGACTGGTCTTTGAGAGAAAACGCAGCCATTTAAGTCCCAATATCCAGATTGACAGTCTTCCTGGCGGAACCAAAATTTTCGAGTTGGTGGCAAAGTTCTGCTATGGGTGGAAAGTCGATCTGACAGCAAAGAACATTGCTCCACTGTACTGTGCTGCGCATTTCTTGGAAATGAGTGATGATCTTGAAGAAGGAAACCTTGTATCCCAGACAGAGTCTTTTCTGAATTTTCTTATACTTTCATCATGGAAAGACACATTTAGGATTTTCAAAAGCTGTGAATCGATCTCCTTATGGGCAAGGGAGTTACATATCTTGAAACGGTGCTCAGAAGCTGTTGCTTGGAGGGCCTGCTCGAATCACAAGAACGAAGCGGAATGCTTGAGTGCTCTACCAGATCGTGCAAATAACCGGAGTTCTGAAAATGCAGTTGATGGCTGGTGGTTTGAAGATGTCGTGTTTCTTCGAATAGATCACTTCATCGAAGTGATTGGATCATTAAGGAAAAAGGGAATGAAACCGAAGCTTGTAGGATCATGCATAGCTCATTGGACTGCAAAGTGGCTTTCCAAAATCAAATTTGGAGTTGAAACTGCGAATACAGAAGAAATGACTCTTCAGCTACAGAAGGTTAATGTTGAAAGTTTGATAAGGATACTCCCGGTAGAGGAAGGTTCAGTTTCCATCAAGGTTCTGCTTCATCTTCTCAAGATAGGCCTCGTCATGAAGATCGGCCCTGAACTGTTGAACAACCTTGAAGAAAGGATAGTTTCTTTATTGGAAAATATTTGTGCCAAAGATCTCTTGGTCAAAAATTACAAGCCCGGTGCGGCTGCTTATGATGTAGCAATTGTTGCTAAAGTGCTAGAATCCTATCTTTTGTTCGTCTCCAGTGAACCATCATCCAGAATATCTGTGATTGGAAGGCTGCTGGACGAGTATCTGACATTGGTGGCCAGAGATGAGAATCTGCCCCCCCAAAGTTTCCAGTTACTCGTAGAAGCATTGCCAAGAAACGCTCGCTACTGTGATGACAACCTCTACAGAGCCATTGATATGTACCTCAAG GCACATCCTGGAGTAACCGAAGAAGAAAGATGCAGCATGTGCAGAGGAATGGAGTACCAGAAACTATCCCAAGAAGCGCGCAAGCACGCGATGAAGAATGACCGGCTGCCAGTGAACATCATCACACGGTTTATCCTTCTTGAACAGGTCGATATGACAAGGTCGATTACAGCTGCTGGATCCAAGTACCAGAGAACAAAATCACAGGCAATCATAAGAATAGGCAAAGGCGCTGGGAAAGGGGGGATGATGGGCGGCCAGAAGGAGATCAAGACGATGAAGCAAGACGTGGAGAGGATCAAGGTGCAGATCAGTGATTTACAGCAGCACAGAGTGGATCTTCAGAGGCAAGTGAGAAGACAAAAGTTTGGTTTTGTGAGGAGTTCATTGATGTGTtga
- the LOC127795984 gene encoding root phototropism protein 3-like isoform X1: MDSVSTKLQAKFQAPGYEKAAMDSRTLQRKNPTSGSLCGRNQNRCVVYLANPCMVAESVDRRGQSWFFRTDVESDMIVQVGESIFHLHKIPMVSRSACLNRLVFERKRSHLSPNIQIDSLPGGTKIFELVAKFCYGWKVDLTAKNIAPLYCAAHFLEMSDDLEEGNLVSQTESFLNFLILSSWKDTFRIFKSCESISLWARELHILKRCSEAVAWRACSNHKNEAECLSALPDRANNRSSENAVDGWWFEDVVFLRIDHFIEVIGSLRKKGMKPKLVGSCIAHWTAKWLSKIKFGVETANTEEMTLQLQKVNVESLIRILPVEEGSVSIKVLLHLLKIGLVMKIGPELLNNLEERIVSLLENICAKDLLVKNYKPGAAAYDVAIVAKVLESYLLFVSSEPSSRISVIGRLLDEYLTLVARDENLPPQSFQLLVEALPRNARYCDDNLYRAIDMYLKRQAHPGVTEEERCSMCRGMEYQKLSQEARKHAMKNDRLPVNIITRFILLEQVDMTRSITAAGSKYQRTKSQAIIRIGKGAGKGGMMGGQKEIKTMKQDVERIKVQISDLQQHRVDLQRQVRRQKFGFVRSSLMC, encoded by the exons ATGGACAGTGTTTCAACAAAATTGCAGGCTAAGTTTCAGGCACCTGGTTATGAGAAGGCTGCCATGGATTCGAGAACTCTTCAGAGGAAGAACCCAACTTCTGGTTCGCTATGTGGGAGGAATCAAAACCGATGTGTCGTTTATCTGGCTAATCCGTGTATGGTGGCAGAATCGGTAGATAGAAGAGGCCAAAGTTG GTTTTTCCGAACAGATGTTGAGAGCGATATGATTGTTCAAGTAGGAGAAAGCATCTTTCACTTGCATAAG ATTCCCATGGTATCGAGAAGTGCATGCTTAAATAGACTGGTCTTTGAGAGAAAACGCAGCCATTTAAGTCCCAATATCCAGATTGACAGTCTTCCTGGCGGAACCAAAATTTTCGAGTTGGTGGCAAAGTTCTGCTATGGGTGGAAAGTCGATCTGACAGCAAAGAACATTGCTCCACTGTACTGTGCTGCGCATTTCTTGGAAATGAGTGATGATCTTGAAGAAGGAAACCTTGTATCCCAGACAGAGTCTTTTCTGAATTTTCTTATACTTTCATCATGGAAAGACACATTTAGGATTTTCAAAAGCTGTGAATCGATCTCCTTATGGGCAAGGGAGTTACATATCTTGAAACGGTGCTCAGAAGCTGTTGCTTGGAGGGCCTGCTCGAATCACAAGAACGAAGCGGAATGCTTGAGTGCTCTACCAGATCGTGCAAATAACCGGAGTTCTGAAAATGCAGTTGATGGCTGGTGGTTTGAAGATGTCGTGTTTCTTCGAATAGATCACTTCATCGAAGTGATTGGATCATTAAGGAAAAAGGGAATGAAACCGAAGCTTGTAGGATCATGCATAGCTCATTGGACTGCAAAGTGGCTTTCCAAAATCAAATTTGGAGTTGAAACTGCGAATACAGAAGAAATGACTCTTCAGCTACAGAAGGTTAATGTTGAAAGTTTGATAAGGATACTCCCGGTAGAGGAAGGTTCAGTTTCCATCAAGGTTCTGCTTCATCTTCTCAAGATAGGCCTCGTCATGAAGATCGGCCCTGAACTGTTGAACAACCTTGAAGAAAGGATAGTTTCTTTATTGGAAAATATTTGTGCCAAAGATCTCTTGGTCAAAAATTACAAGCCCGGTGCGGCTGCTTATGATGTAGCAATTGTTGCTAAAGTGCTAGAATCCTATCTTTTGTTCGTCTCCAGTGAACCATCATCCAGAATATCTGTGATTGGAAGGCTGCTGGACGAGTATCTGACATTGGTGGCCAGAGATGAGAATCTGCCCCCCCAAAGTTTCCAGTTACTCGTAGAAGCATTGCCAAGAAACGCTCGCTACTGTGATGACAACCTCTACAGAGCCATTGATATGTACCTCAAG CGTCAGGCACATCCTGGAGTAACCGAAGAAGAAAGATGCAGCATGTGCAGAGGAATGGAGTACCAGAAACTATCCCAAGAAGCGCGCAAGCACGCGATGAAGAATGACCGGCTGCCAGTGAACATCATCACACGGTTTATCCTTCTTGAACAGGTCGATATGACAAGGTCGATTACAGCTGCTGGATCCAAGTACCAGAGAACAAAATCACAGGCAATCATAAGAATAGGCAAAGGCGCTGGGAAAGGGGGGATGATGGGCGGCCAGAAGGAGATCAAGACGATGAAGCAAGACGTGGAGAGGATCAAGGTGCAGATCAGTGATTTACAGCAGCACAGAGTGGATCTTCAGAGGCAAGTGAGAAGACAAAAGTTTGGTTTTGTGAGGAGTTCATTGATGTGTtga
- the LOC127796009 gene encoding uncharacterized protein LOC127796009 isoform X4: MAEEEEDDDGQRTKSSSSTSNPCPICLGPLLPLQESYLDQCFHKFCYDCIVHWTKVVASRHSCRPSSVRCPMCKKENFSVIYEIDGNSFQRHYINQDLGNSAFFSEAHKYRLQCYYMEPALLSNMFKVTQYWKSRKYRQQNQWLQSWLRREIQALIQEEDVEVIVHHILGVIDSLRRNDQNTANTPESKQENFKGLVAQAASPFLAGRTDRFVKEVELFLASALNIEAYDKAYMQHLGWKLPGITSAGEEEEYSGNVPSVPYLYVFDGDSDGD; encoded by the exons AtggcggaagaagaagaagatgatgatggccAACGCACCAAGAGTAGCTCCTCTACCTCGAATCCGTGCCCTATTTGCCTCGGACCTCTTCTTCCACTTCAAGAATCCTACTTGGACCAGTGTTTTC ATAAGTTCTGTTACGATTGCATTGTACATTGGACAAAAGTGGTAGCAAGCAGGCATTCTTGCCGACCTTCCTCTGTAAGGTGTCCTATGTGCAAG AAAGAAAATTTTTCTGTCATATATGAAATTGATGGAAATTCTTTTCAACGACATTACATAAATCAGGATCTGGGAAATAG TGCTTTCTTTTCAGAAGCTCACAAATATAGGTTACAGTGCTACTATATGGAACCAG CTCTCTTAAGCAATATGTTCAAGGTGACACAGTATTGGAAGTCTCGTAAATATCGCCAGCAGAACCAGTGGCTCCAAAGTTGGTTGAGAAGGGAAATTCAAGCTTTAATCCAG GAGGAAGATGTAGAGGTTATAGTTCATCACATACTTGGAGTAATAGACTCTCTAAGAAG AAACGACCAAAACACTGCAAATACACCCGaatcaaaacaagaaaatttCAAGGGCTTGGTTGCTCAAGCAGCAAGCCCATTCTTAGCTGGAAGAACAGATCGATTTGTAAAGGAGGTAGAGCTATTTCTAGCTTCAGCGTTGAACATTGAGGCCTATGACAAGGCTTACATGCAACATTTGGGTTGGAAGCTTCCTGGGATTACCTCTGCaggcgaggaagaagaataCAGTGGAAACGTACCTTCGGTTCCATATCTGTATGTCTTTGATGGGGATTCTGATGGGGATTGA
- the LOC127796009 gene encoding uncharacterized protein LOC127796009 isoform X6 yields the protein MMMANAPRVAPLPRIRALFASDLFFHFKNPTWTSVFVYKFCYDCIVHWTKVVASRHSCRPSSVRCPMCKKENFSVIYEIDGNSFQRHYINQDLGNSAFFSEAHKYRLQCYYMEPALLSNMFKVTQYWKSRKYRQQNQWLQSWLRREIQALIQEEDVEVIVHHILGVIDSLRRNDQNTANTPESKQENFKGLVAQAASPFLAGRTDRFVKEVELFLASALNIEAYDKAYMQHLGWKLPGITSAGEEEEYSGNVPSVPYLYVFDGDSDGD from the exons atgatgatggccAACGCACCAAGAGTAGCTCCTCTACCTCGAATCCGTGCCCTATTTGCCTCGGACCTCTTCTTCCACTTCAAGAATCCTACTTGGACCAGTGTTTTCGTAT ATAAGTTCTGTTACGATTGCATTGTACATTGGACAAAAGTGGTAGCAAGCAGGCATTCTTGCCGACCTTCCTCTGTAAGGTGTCCTATGTGCAAG AAAGAAAATTTTTCTGTCATATATGAAATTGATGGAAATTCTTTTCAACGACATTACATAAATCAGGATCTGGGAAATAG TGCTTTCTTTTCAGAAGCTCACAAATATAGGTTACAGTGCTACTATATGGAACCAG CTCTCTTAAGCAATATGTTCAAGGTGACACAGTATTGGAAGTCTCGTAAATATCGCCAGCAGAACCAGTGGCTCCAAAGTTGGTTGAGAAGGGAAATTCAAGCTTTAATCCAG GAGGAAGATGTAGAGGTTATAGTTCATCACATACTTGGAGTAATAGACTCTCTAAGAAG AAACGACCAAAACACTGCAAATACACCCGaatcaaaacaagaaaatttCAAGGGCTTGGTTGCTCAAGCAGCAAGCCCATTCTTAGCTGGAAGAACAGATCGATTTGTAAAGGAGGTAGAGCTATTTCTAGCTTCAGCGTTGAACATTGAGGCCTATGACAAGGCTTACATGCAACATTTGGGTTGGAAGCTTCCTGGGATTACCTCTGCaggcgaggaagaagaataCAGTGGAAACGTACCTTCGGTTCCATATCTGTATGTCTTTGATGGGGATTCTGATGGGGATTGA
- the LOC127795996 gene encoding mevalonate kinase-like isoform X2 produces the protein MEVTAKAPGKVILAGEHAVVHGSTAVAASIDLYTYVTISDSDGNDELKLHLKDMGLEFSWPVGKIREALPGMGDCDPSLPKPCSAETITLFAALVEEENIPEAKITIAAGVSAFLWLYTSTQGYKPAKAVVTSELPLGSGLGSSAAFCVSLSAALLALSNSVNQDFGHQGWLTLKENELEIVNKWALEGEKIIHGKSSGIDNTVSTYGNMIKFRSGELTCLESNVSLKMLITNTKVGRNTKALVAGVSERKDRHPIAMSAVFKAVDSISNEVASIMQSPAHDDIAITEKEDKLEELIEMNQGLLQCMGVSHASIETILRTTFKYKLASKLTGAGGGGCVLTLLPTLLSRTIVDKVITELESSGFQCFIAGIGGKGVQICFNPTS, from the exons ATGGAAGTGACGGCTAAAGCTCCGGGAAAAGTCATCCTCGCCGGCGAGCACGCGGTCGTGCACGGATCCACGGCGGTGGCCGCTTCCATCGATCTCTACACCTACGTCACCATCTCTGATTCCG ATGGCAATGATGAACTAAAGCTCCATCTGAAAGATATGGGCTTAGAATTTTCTTGGCCAGTTGGTAAAATTAGAGAAGCACTACCTGGAATGGGTGATTGTGATCCTTCGTTGCCCAAGCCATGCTCAGCAGAGACCATAACATTATTTGCTGCTTtagttgaagaagaaaatattccAGAAGCAAAAATTACAATTGCTGCAGGAGTTTCAGCATTTCTCTGGCTATATACCTCCACCCAAGG CTATAAACCTGCAAAGGCGGTTGTCACTTCTGAGCTCCCACTTGGCTCAGGCTTGGGGTCATCTGCTGCATTCTGCGTGTCACTCTCTGCTGCCCTTCTTGCTCTGTCAAATTCTGTGAATCAAGATTTTGGCCATCAAGGTTGGTTGACACTCAAAGAGAATGAGCTGGAAATAGTGAACAAATGGGCTTTGGAAGGTGAAAAGATAATCCATGGGAAATCATCTGGCATCGACAACACAGTAAGCACGTATG GCAACATGATCAAGTTTAGGTCAGGGGAGTTGACATGTCTCGAGTCCAATGTATCACTTAAAATGCTCATAACTAACACAAAAGTTGGGAGGAACACAAAAGCATTGGTCGCCGGTGTTTCAGAGAGGAAGGACAGGCACCCCATTGCTATGAGTGCAGTGTTTAAGGCTGTTGATTCTATCAGCAATGAGGTGGCTTCCATTATGCAATCACCTGCTCATGATGACATTGCCATAACTGAGAAAGAAGACAAACTAGAGGAATTAATTGAAATGAATCAAGGGTTGCTCCAATGTATGGGTGTCAGCCATGCTTCAATAGAAACCATTCTGCGAACAACGTTTAAGTACAAGTTGGCTTCCAAGTTGACAGGAGCTGGTGGTGGAGGCTGCGTCCTGACACTATTACCAACTT TATTATCAAGAACAATTGTTGATAAAGTAATTACAGAGCTGGAGTCCTCTGGATTCCAATGTTTCATTGCTGGAATTGGTGGGAAAGGCGTTCAGATTTGTTTCAACCCTACATCCTAA
- the LOC127795996 gene encoding mevalonate kinase-like isoform X1 — MEVTAKAPGKVILAGEHAVVHGSTAVAASIDLYTYVTISDSDGNDELKLHLKDMGLEFSWPVGKIREALPGMGDCDPSLPKPCSAETITLFAALVEEENIPEAKITIAAGVSAFLWLYTSTQGYKPAKAVVTSELPLGSGLGSSAAFCVSLSAALLALSNSVNQDFGHQGWLTLKENELEIVNKWALEGEKIIHGKSSGIDNTVSTYVNLMQKTSEFGYASDQVSVTGNMIKFRSGELTCLESNVSLKMLITNTKVGRNTKALVAGVSERKDRHPIAMSAVFKAVDSISNEVASIMQSPAHDDIAITEKEDKLEELIEMNQGLLQCMGVSHASIETILRTTFKYKLASKLTGAGGGGCVLTLLPTLLSRTIVDKVITELESSGFQCFIAGIGGKGVQICFNPTS; from the exons ATGGAAGTGACGGCTAAAGCTCCGGGAAAAGTCATCCTCGCCGGCGAGCACGCGGTCGTGCACGGATCCACGGCGGTGGCCGCTTCCATCGATCTCTACACCTACGTCACCATCTCTGATTCCG ATGGCAATGATGAACTAAAGCTCCATCTGAAAGATATGGGCTTAGAATTTTCTTGGCCAGTTGGTAAAATTAGAGAAGCACTACCTGGAATGGGTGATTGTGATCCTTCGTTGCCCAAGCCATGCTCAGCAGAGACCATAACATTATTTGCTGCTTtagttgaagaagaaaatattccAGAAGCAAAAATTACAATTGCTGCAGGAGTTTCAGCATTTCTCTGGCTATATACCTCCACCCAAGG CTATAAACCTGCAAAGGCGGTTGTCACTTCTGAGCTCCCACTTGGCTCAGGCTTGGGGTCATCTGCTGCATTCTGCGTGTCACTCTCTGCTGCCCTTCTTGCTCTGTCAAATTCTGTGAATCAAGATTTTGGCCATCAAGGTTGGTTGACACTCAAAGAGAATGAGCTGGAAATAGTGAACAAATGGGCTTTGGAAGGTGAAAAGATAATCCATGGGAAATCATCTGGCATCGACAACACAGTAAGCACGTATG ttaatctGATGCAAAAGACTTCTGAATTTGGATATGCAAGCGACCAAGTTTCTGTAACAGGCAACATGATCAAGTTTAGGTCAGGGGAGTTGACATGTCTCGAGTCCAATGTATCACTTAAAATGCTCATAACTAACACAAAAGTTGGGAGGAACACAAAAGCATTGGTCGCCGGTGTTTCAGAGAGGAAGGACAGGCACCCCATTGCTATGAGTGCAGTGTTTAAGGCTGTTGATTCTATCAGCAATGAGGTGGCTTCCATTATGCAATCACCTGCTCATGATGACATTGCCATAACTGAGAAAGAAGACAAACTAGAGGAATTAATTGAAATGAATCAAGGGTTGCTCCAATGTATGGGTGTCAGCCATGCTTCAATAGAAACCATTCTGCGAACAACGTTTAAGTACAAGTTGGCTTCCAAGTTGACAGGAGCTGGTGGTGGAGGCTGCGTCCTGACACTATTACCAACTT TATTATCAAGAACAATTGTTGATAAAGTAATTACAGAGCTGGAGTCCTCTGGATTCCAATGTTTCATTGCTGGAATTGGTGGGAAAGGCGTTCAGATTTGTTTCAACCCTACATCCTAA
- the LOC127796043 gene encoding LOW QUALITY PROTEIN: glucose and ribitol dehydrogenase (The sequence of the model RefSeq protein was modified relative to this genomic sequence to represent the inferred CDS: inserted 1 base in 1 codon; substituted 1 base at 1 genomic stop codon), which produces MDPTPRATSRDYKPSNKLHVQGMVAVVTGGDSGIGRAVCHCFALEGATVAFTYVKSQEDRDTHDTLQLLKRAKTADAKDPVTVTVPADLEFDENCKKVVVNAYGRIDILVNNAAEQCKASSVEEIDEXRLVRVFRTNIFSVFFMHALRHMKEGSSIINTTSVNAYKGNAKLLDYTATKGAIVAFTRGLSLQLVSKGIRVNGVAPGPIWTPLIPASFDKEECAKFGSELPIKRAGQPIEXPSYVFLASNADSSYITGQILHPNGGTIVNG; this is translated from the exons ATGGACCCTACCCCTCGAGCCACCAGCCGAGACTACAAGCCCTCCAATAAACTCCAT GTACAGGGAATGGTGGCGGTGGTGACCGGCGGCGACTCCGGCATAGGGCGGGCGGTGTGCCACTGCTTCGCACTGGAGGGCGCAACCGTGGCCTTCACCTATGTGAAGTCCCAAGAGGACAGAGACACACACGACACCCTCCAGTTGCTGAAACGGGCGAAGACCGCCGACGCCAAGGACCCGGTGACGGTGACGGTGCCGGCGGACTTGGAGTTCGACGAGAACTGCAAGAAGGTGGTGGTGAATGCCTACGGAAGGATTGACATTCTGGTGAACAATGCAGCGGAGCAGTGCAAGGCCAGCTCCGTGGAGGAGATTGATGAGTAGCGGCTTGTGAGGGTGTTCAGGACCAACATCTTCTCTGTCTTCTTCAT GCATGCACTGAGGCACATGAAGGAGGGGAGCTCCATCATCAACACCACATCAGTGAACGCATACAAGGGGAACGCCAAGCTTCTGGACTACACAGCCACAAAGGGAGCAATCGTGGCGTTCACTAGGGGACTCTCACTGCAGCTCGTGAGCAAAGGCATACGCGTCAACGGCGTCGCCCCGGGACCGATCTGGACGCCGCTGATCCCGGCTTCGTTCGACAAAGAGGAGTGTGCGAAATTCGGGTCAGAACTGCCCATCAAGAGGGCAGGGCAGCCCATTG CCCCGTCCTACGTGTTCCTGGCTTCTAATGCCGATTCCTCTTATATCACAGGCCAGATCCTCCACCCCAATG GGGGAACAATCGTGAATGGTTGA